From Camelus dromedarius isolate mCamDro1 chromosome X, mCamDro1.pat, whole genome shotgun sequence, one genomic window encodes:
- the ZCCHC18 gene encoding zinc finger CCHC domain-containing protein 18, whose translation MASIIARVGNSRWQNTSLPPWAHSMLRSLGRSLGPLRVNMAERNVKFFSGRVVPAQGEDTFENWLIQVSGILPDWNMSEKEKLKRLLKTLRGPAREVMRLLQAANPNLSVADFLRAMKLVFGESKSSVTAHGKFFNTLQAQGEKASLYVIRLEMQLQNAIQAGIIAQKDANQTCLHQLLLGAELNADLRFRLKNFLRIYADDPEHLPNFLELIKMIREEEDWDDTFMKRKRPKRSELIMERTASPVAFQDPQPKAISSADCNVIEIDDTLNDSDEDVILVDSQNPLLTSIGDPPLRVRARPQDHVLVIDSPNSSRAQSPISGGSGYKNDSPGDIRRARKRKYAIHCSYCGEEGHSKETCDESSRAQGFENLIITLQELTHTEEERLKKVPGRHNDLSEPK comes from the coding sequence ATGGCTAGCATCATTGCACGTGTGGGTAATAGCCGGTGGCAGAACACATCCTTGCCACCTTGGGCCCATTCCATGTTGAGGTCCCTGGGGAGGAGTCTTGGTCCTTTAAGGGTCAATATGGCCGAAAGAAACGTGAAGTTTTTCTCCGGAAGGGTGGTGCCAGCCCAAGGGGAAGACACCTTTGAAAACTGGCTGATCCAAGTCAGTGGGATCCTGCCAGATTGGAATATGTCTGAGAAGGAAAAGCTCAAGCGCTTGCTGAAAACTCTGAGGGGCCCCGCGCGAGAGGTCATGCGTTTGCTGCAGGCGGCCAACCCCAACCTAAGTGTGGCAGATTTCTTGCGCGCCATGAAATTGGTGTTTGGGGAGTCTAAAAGCAGTGTCACTGCCCATGGGAAATTTTTTAACACTTTGCAGGCACAAGGGGAGAAAGCCTCTCTTTATGTGATCCGTTTAGAGATGCAGCTCCAGAATGCTATTCAGGCAGGGATCATAGCTCAGAAAGATGCAAACCAGACTTGCTTGCACCAGCTTCTTTTAGGGGCTGAACTGAATGCGGACCTGCGCTTTAggctgaagaattttctcaggaTTTATGCAGATGATCCAGAGCATCTTCCCAATTTCCTGGAGTTAATCAAGATGATAAGGGAGGAAGAGGATTGGGATGACACTTTTATGAAACGGAAGCGGCCCAAAAGATCTGAGCTAATCATGGAGAGGACAGCAAGCCCTGTAGCATTTCAGGACCCCCAGCCAAAAGCCATCAGCAGTGCTGATTGCAACGTGATAGAGATAGATGATACCCTCAATGACTCAGATGAGGATGTGATCCTGGTGGACTCTCAGAACCCTCTACTGACATCCATTGGTGACCCTCCCCTTAGAGTCAGGGCCAGACCTCAGGATCACGTACTGGTCATTGATTCCCCAAACAGTTCCCGGGCTCAATCTCCTATCAGCGGTGGTTCTGGGTATAAGAATGATAGTCCTGGGGATATACggagagccagaaagagaaaatatgcaATCCACTGTTCATATTGTGGTGAAGAGGGCCATTCAAAGGAAACTTGTGATGAGAGCAGCAGGGCCCAGGGGTTTGAGAATCTAATCATTACCCTGCAGGAGCTGACCCATACTGAAGAGGAGAGGTTAAAAAAGGTTCCTGGCAGACACAATGACCTCTCTGAGCCAAAGTAA